The Brassica napus cultivar Da-Ae chromosome C7, Da-Ae, whole genome shotgun sequence genome has a segment encoding these proteins:
- the LOC125590657 gene encoding uncharacterized protein LOC125590657, which produces MSSSSSSDEVDERLDEICDEYLEETYNDIVEAQSRPQRRRAYVERNRETGQDRLWNDYFSEDATFSSQLFRRRFRMNKELFLRLVHGLSERFPCFQQRRDATGRWGLTALQKCTAAIRLLAYGTAADTVDEYLRLGETTALSCLHNFTDGIIQLFGNEYLRRPTPEDLHNYSILERHDGFLGWSGALTSKMNGMDTLVLIYLNLKKETSPDVQRWKRRGQQI; this is translated from the exons ATGTCATCATCGAGTTCATCCGATGAAGTCGATGAAAGATTGGACGAAATTTGCGACGAATACTTGGAAGAAACATACAACGACATAGTGGAGGCCCAAAGCAGACCGCAAAGGAGACGTGCTTATGTAGAACGAAACCGTGAAACAGGACAAGACCGCTTATGGAATGACTATTTCAGCGAAGATGCGACATTCTCGTCTCAATTATTCAGACGCCGTTTCCGCATGAATAAGGAATTATTCTTGCGTCTTGTTCATGGCCTATCAGAGCGCTTCCCATGCTttcagcaaagaagagatgcgACCGGGAGGTGGGGTCTTACTGCACTACAAAAATGTACTGCAGCTATTCGTCTGCTTGCTTATGGTACTGCGGCTGACACcgttgacgaatatctccgacttggtgagacCACTGCACTTTCATGTTTACATAATTTCACTGACGGAATAATACAATTATTCGGAAATGAGTATCTACGACGACCCACACCGGAGGATCTTCACAactactcgatattggagaggcACGATGGTTTCCTGGGATGGTCGGGAGCattgact tcgaaGATGAACGGGATGGATACTCTCGTATTGATATatctgaatttgaagaaggagacGTCCCCAGATGTTCAGAGGTGGAAACGGAGAGGCCAACAAATCTGA